AAGTATGCGGCCATGTGGCATACGGAGTCCAAGCTAAGTATGGCCTAGTCCAAAAAAATGGGTTTGGGAAATCGCAATAAAAAATACTGTTAATAGAACAGTTGACTTTGACGTCGTGTCGTACTTTAAGGTGGTAATTGAAAGGAGGAAAACATGGAGCTCCAGACAATCAGCGAGGTTACAAAAAGCTATCAAATCTCAACAAGAACACTCAGATACTATGAGCAAATCGGACTGCTTCAGAGCTCGAAGAAAGAGGGATACGCTTATCGCACCTATGATGAAGATTCGTTGAAAAGATTGGAACAAATATTGATCTTACGAAAGCTAAGAATTCCATTAAAAGAAATCCAGAGCGTTTTGCAAAGTAAGGAATCAAGGATAGCAATAGCTGTGTTTCAAGATAAGATCGAAGAACTATCCAATGAAATAACGGCATTGTCTGCGGTTAGGACAGTTTTGGAACAGTTTGTGATCGTTCTCAGAGATCAAACTGGGTTGGCAATGAATCTAGGATTTGCAGATGAAAAGATACGGCAGATGATTGAAACCCTCCCGGGAATAAAAACGAACTTAAAGGAGGAAGTAACCATGAATGATTTGAATATGGTCGACAATCAATTATCACAGCTAAAGGATGTAAGAATTGTGTATTTACCCCCATCTACAGTGGCCTCAATACAATTGGTAGGCGGTACACCGGAATATGATACAGGGGTAAAACTTCAACAATTTATGATTCAGACGAATCTTGCCAGTCTCAAGCTTGATCTACGTCATTATGGCTTTAACCATCCGAATGGAGTTAAACCTGACGGGTCTGACCATGGGTACGAAAGATGGGTCACCATTCCAGACGATATGGAAGTAAATGAATCATTTGTTAAAAAGAAATTTCCTGGCGGTTTATATGCTGCCCATATGATACCTATGGGGAATTTCGAGGAATGGGGTTGGCTTACCGAATGGGTTAATAACAACAGCAATGAATATGAGCCGAATTGGGGAGACCCAGATTGCATGAATGGCTCAATGGAAGAACATTTAAATTACATCAATCAATATAAATTGAGCAATGAAGAAATGGACAAAATCGTTCAATTGGATCTGCTTCTTCCAATTAAAACAAAGTTGAAATAGAACTATGGTTTACTTCGTATTTCACGCAACCTGTTAAGGGTTGCGTTTTTTAGTGTGCCACGAATGGCGATTAACTAGGTGGTGAAAGTCCACTGTGGGGGTTTGTAGTTACCAACCACTAGCCAAGAGCAAAGGTGTCCATCGCGAGGTGGAATCTGAAGGAAGCTGGAGGCCTGTGTACTCAAGGTTCTTGGTCGTATTGAATTTGTTTAGGCATTTTACTTTTATCTCAATAATCCCCTTATTAATTCGAGGAAGAAAACCTTCCAATTGTCGGGATTGGAAAATAAAAAAAGACCGCCAATGGCGGCCGGGAAGGCGCTTTTGACGGTTGTTGCCCTTATGCGAAAAACGAAATAGGAATCATAAAAAACCATAGGAACTGCTTGTACCGCGAATAAACGCTATCTCGTAACCCTGCGCGCTCGACAGATGGAGCGTAAGCTACCTGTTCGTATCCCGCCTTACAACTTCATAATCAGCAGCCGTGTAATTCCCCATATACCACAAGGAAACGCCGTGAAGTCCATAATACTTGGCCAGCCATATCTTGGCTTCGATGCTCTGTTCATCCTCGTACCAGATCAAATGATTGCCGCGTTCATCTTTAAAAGTAATTTTCTCTAAAAAGTAAGGATAGTCAAAAACTGACTTGCTGCCCGTCTTAGCTACCCGCTCCTCCACAAGCTTAATGGCCGGATTTTCAAGTACAACCGTTCCATCTTTGCGTGTAATCCATTGATTCGCTTGCTTGGAGATCCCGAGAACCAGTTTATTCTTCGGAATATCCTTAAGCACAGTCTGGATTGTTTCATTGACTAATGGAAGCGGAGCCGAAGGCAGATCGCTCTCCAAATGCGTATAATCGTAAGCCATCACAATCACTTGATCTGCAATTGCGCCAATTTGGCGTAAGTCATAACCTTTGTACCATTCCGTTGGAGGAACCGTTACCGATAGGGTGAGTCCATCAAGTTCCTGTCTTAATGCCTTCAGAAAGGCAACAAAATCAGACTGCTCTGATGAATTTTTCAATCCCTCAAAATCGATCGAGATCCCAGTAAATCCATACGGATTATTCTTCATCGTATCATGCACGGACTGGATAAAGGCCTTCTGCGCTGGGAGATCCTTCAGAAATTTGCTCAGCTTTTGATCCCTGTTATCGGAAAACACACTCAGCTCTTTCTGAACCTGATACTGATCAGCAATCTGGATGGCAGACTCCCAGCCGCTTGGTACCGAATAAAAACTATTATCCAGATCCAGAGCCGCTATGCCATCTGCCATGTAAGACAGCTCAGACCAACCGAATTTCACTTCATTCAAGAACTGCATCTGCTGAGCCTGCTTGAAGGATTCAATAGCGTAG
Above is a window of Paenibacillus uliginis N3/975 DNA encoding:
- a CDS encoding MerR family transcriptional regulator; this encodes MELQTISEVTKSYQISTRTLRYYEQIGLLQSSKKEGYAYRTYDEDSLKRLEQILILRKLRIPLKEIQSVLQSKESRIAIAVFQDKIEELSNEITALSAVRTVLEQFVIVLRDQTGLAMNLGFADEKIRQMIETLPGIKTNLKEEVTMNDLNMVDNQLSQLKDVRIVYLPPSTVASIQLVGGTPEYDTGVKLQQFMIQTNLASLKLDLRHYGFNHPNGVKPDGSDHGYERWVTIPDDMEVNESFVKKKFPGGLYAAHMIPMGNFEEWGWLTEWVNNNSNEYEPNWGDPDCMNGSMEEHLNYINQYKLSNEEMDKIVQLDLLLPIKTKLK
- a CDS encoding glycosyl hydrolase family 18 protein, whose protein sequence is MLKKIVAFSMAIMLCAGSGSTMAYSAQTQAFSDVPNDWAASSIYKLSTLGVISGMGKGTFKGDAVLTREAFVKMLMASLQVDSSTTQTMKLQDMRDPNRWSYPYIESAYEQDLIDFMIKDNRFNPTQEITREEVAVLTGRMLLQKLDDQEQASWNQTGWKAEADKRKFKDATQIDSSYQADLYYSAQLGMMVGDEAGKFRPKASLTRKEAAVIIERMINERIKETEVAGIGYYAIESFKQAQQMQFLNEVKFGWSELSYMADGIAALDLDNSFYSVPSGWESAIQIADQYQVQKELSVFSDNRDQKLSKFLKDLPAQKAFIQSVHDTMKNNPYGFTGISIDFEGLKNSSEQSDFVAFLKALRQELDGLTLSVTVPPTEWYKGYDLRQIGAIADQVIVMAYDYTHLESDLPSAPLPLVNETIQTVLKDIPKNKLVLGISKQANQWITRKDGTVVLENPAIKLVEERVAKTGSKSVFDYPYFLEKITFKDERGNHLIWYEDEQSIEAKIWLAKYYGLHGVSLWYMGNYTAADYEVVRRDTNR